One region of Streptomyces capillispiralis genomic DNA includes:
- the pknB gene encoding Stk1 family PASTA domain-containing Ser/Thr kinase, translating to MDTTLQDPLVGQVLDGRYRVEARIAVGGMATVYRAVDTRLDRVLALKVMHPSLAADASFVERFIREAKSVARLAHPNVVQVFDQGTDGAYVYLAMEYIAGCTLRDVLRERGALQPRAALDILEPVLAALGAAHRAGFVHRDMKPENVLIGDDGRVKVADFGLVRAVDTVTNTTGTVLGTVSYLAPEQIESGTADPRVDVYACGILLYEMLTGEKPHDGDSPAIVLYKHLHDDVPAPSAAVPGLAYELDELVASATARHPEVRPHDAVALLAQVRAGRGRLGAEQLDAVPPQALSAEHDNAEDRTSVIPRGLTMPRPLPVDEDDGAGFPHHTSRLQSPPLPPRRRTALRRGPTAVVVAVLLVLGLGGGVWYINSGQFIKVPPLLAKTEDEARDRLADAGLDVGPVKEAYSDTVERGTVISTDPAPGARIRGNDSVSLTLSRGPRTVRVPDLDGYPLDNARSLLEDEGLEPGMVTREFSGTVPRGSVISTEPGKGTKVRAGSAVALTVSKGRPVSVPEVSGDDVEDARAELREAGLKVKVATERVHSEHDAGRVARQSPGAGRQAAEGDTVTLTLSRGPEMIAVPDVVGDGVDEAKEKLEAAGFRVEEDRGLLGLFGDTVKGQSVDGGDTAPKGSTITIEIR from the coding sequence GTGGACACGACCCTTCAGGACCCTCTGGTCGGGCAGGTGCTCGACGGCCGGTACCGCGTCGAGGCGCGGATCGCGGTCGGCGGGATGGCCACGGTCTACCGGGCCGTGGACACCCGTCTGGACCGCGTCCTCGCGCTCAAGGTGATGCACCCCTCGCTCGCCGCCGACGCCTCCTTCGTCGAGCGGTTCATCCGCGAGGCCAAGTCCGTCGCCCGGCTGGCCCACCCGAACGTGGTGCAGGTCTTCGACCAGGGCACCGACGGGGCGTACGTCTACCTGGCGATGGAGTACATCGCCGGCTGCACCCTGCGCGACGTGCTGCGCGAGCGCGGAGCGCTCCAGCCCCGGGCCGCGCTGGACATCCTGGAGCCGGTGCTGGCCGCGCTCGGCGCGGCGCACCGGGCCGGGTTCGTGCACCGCGACATGAAGCCCGAGAACGTGCTGATCGGGGACGACGGCCGGGTCAAGGTCGCCGACTTCGGACTGGTCCGCGCCGTGGACACGGTGACGAACACCACGGGCACCGTGCTCGGCACGGTCTCGTACCTGGCGCCGGAGCAGATCGAGAGCGGCACCGCCGACCCGCGCGTGGACGTCTACGCCTGCGGCATCCTGCTGTACGAGATGCTGACCGGCGAGAAGCCGCACGACGGCGACTCCCCCGCGATCGTGCTCTACAAGCATCTGCACGACGACGTGCCGGCCCCGTCGGCCGCCGTGCCCGGGCTGGCGTACGAGCTGGACGAGCTGGTCGCGTCGGCGACCGCGCGCCACCCCGAGGTCCGTCCGCACGACGCGGTGGCGCTGCTCGCGCAGGTCCGCGCGGGGCGCGGCCGGCTCGGTGCCGAGCAGCTGGACGCGGTGCCGCCGCAGGCGCTGTCGGCGGAGCACGACAACGCCGAGGACCGTACGAGCGTCATCCCGCGCGGGCTGACGATGCCCCGCCCGCTGCCCGTCGACGAGGACGACGGCGCCGGCTTTCCGCACCACACCAGCCGGCTCCAGTCGCCGCCGCTGCCGCCCCGGCGCCGTACGGCGCTGCGGCGCGGCCCGACGGCGGTCGTCGTGGCCGTGCTGCTGGTCCTCGGGCTCGGCGGCGGCGTGTGGTACATCAACTCCGGCCAGTTCATCAAGGTCCCGCCGCTGCTGGCGAAGACCGAGGACGAGGCCCGGGACCGGCTGGCGGACGCCGGGCTGGACGTCGGCCCGGTGAAGGAGGCCTACAGCGACACGGTCGAGCGGGGCACGGTGATCAGCACCGACCCCGCGCCCGGCGCCCGCATCCGCGGCAACGACTCGGTGTCGCTGACCCTCTCCCGGGGCCCGCGGACCGTGCGGGTGCCCGACCTCGACGGCTATCCGCTGGACAACGCGCGCTCGCTGCTGGAGGACGAGGGCCTGGAGCCCGGCATGGTGACCCGGGAGTTCAGCGGGACGGTCCCCCGGGGCTCCGTGATCTCCACGGAGCCGGGCAAGGGCACCAAGGTCCGCGCGGGCTCCGCGGTGGCGCTGACGGTCAGCAAGGGCCGCCCGGTGAGCGTGCCCGAGGTGAGCGGTGACGACGTCGAGGACGCCCGCGCCGAGCTGCGGGAGGCCGGCCTCAAGGTGAAGGTCGCCACCGAGCGGGTCCATTCCGAACACGACGCGGGCCGGGTGGCCCGGCAGTCTCCCGGTGCCGGACGCCAGGCCGCCGAGGGCGACACCGTGACCCTGACCCTGTCCAGGGGACCGGAGATGATCGCGGTGCCGGACGTCGTCGGTGACGGCGTGGACGAGGCCAAGGAGAAGCTGGAGGCCGCCGGTTTCCGGGTGGAGGAGGACCGCGGACTGCTCGGCCTGTTCGGCGACACCGTCAAGGGCCAGTCCGTGGACGGCGGCGACACCGCGCCCAAGGGGTCGACGATCACCATCGAGATCCGCTGA
- a CDS encoding anthranilate synthase family protein, which produces MDLAQLPHDERPFALLRRRTPGRPAGDGDVVELLIGPVGTRDLLAELPDECLAVVPFRQIRERGFDVRDDGTPLLVLTPEERYEIPLAEALDRLPAHDVRVEGGGFDVGDEEYARIVGRVLDEEIARGEGANFVIRRTYEGAIPGFGRADALALFRRLLEGERGAYWTFVVHTGERTLVGASPEVHVRASGGTVVMNPISGTYRYPAEGPTPEHLLEFLADGKEIEELSMVVDEELKMMCTVGDMGGVVVGPRLKEMAHLAHTEYELRGRSSLDVREVLRETLFAATVTGSPVQNACRVIERHESGGRGYYAGALALIGRDEGGAQTLDSPILIRTADIDAAGRLRVPVGATLVRGSDPAGEVAETHAKAAGVLAALGVRPGRPRAESVRPGLADDPRVRAALDGRRASLAPFWLRMQERSDALTGHALVVDGEDTFTAMLAHVLRAAGLDVTVRRYDEPGLREAVLAHEGPLVLGPGPGDPADTADPRMRFLRALTAEVIGENRHGVLGVCLGHELIAAELGLETVRKAVPHQGAQTEIDLFGRTETVGFYNSFVARCDEDTARELAAHGVEVSRAADGEVHALRGPGFAGVQFHPESVLTLNGAAIVRDLVGQLRGTRTFPERRPAV; this is translated from the coding sequence ATGGACCTGGCACAGCTCCCGCACGACGAACGCCCCTTCGCCCTCCTGCGCCGCCGCACGCCGGGCCGCCCCGCCGGGGACGGCGACGTGGTCGAGCTGCTGATCGGCCCGGTCGGCACCCGTGACCTCCTGGCCGAGCTGCCCGACGAGTGCCTGGCGGTCGTCCCCTTCCGGCAGATCCGCGAGCGCGGCTTCGACGTCCGCGACGACGGCACCCCGCTGCTGGTGCTGACGCCCGAGGAGCGGTACGAGATCCCGCTCGCCGAGGCCCTCGACCGGCTCCCCGCCCATGACGTCCGGGTGGAGGGCGGCGGCTTCGACGTCGGCGACGAGGAGTACGCGCGGATCGTCGGCCGGGTCCTGGACGAGGAGATCGCGCGGGGCGAGGGCGCCAACTTCGTGATCCGGCGGACGTACGAGGGTGCGATCCCCGGGTTCGGGCGGGCCGACGCGCTCGCCCTGTTCCGGCGGCTGCTGGAGGGCGAGCGGGGCGCGTACTGGACGTTCGTCGTGCACACCGGGGAGCGGACGCTGGTCGGGGCCAGCCCTGAGGTGCATGTGCGGGCGTCCGGCGGGACGGTCGTGATGAACCCGATCAGCGGCACCTACCGCTACCCGGCCGAGGGGCCCACCCCCGAGCACCTGCTGGAGTTCCTCGCCGACGGCAAGGAGATCGAGGAGCTGTCGATGGTCGTCGACGAGGAGCTCAAGATGATGTGCACCGTCGGGGACATGGGCGGGGTCGTGGTCGGGCCCCGGCTGAAGGAGATGGCGCACCTGGCGCACACCGAGTACGAGCTGCGCGGCCGGTCCTCGCTGGACGTGCGCGAGGTGCTGAGGGAGACCCTGTTCGCGGCGACCGTCACCGGGTCGCCGGTGCAGAACGCCTGCCGGGTGATCGAACGGCACGAGTCCGGCGGGCGCGGCTACTACGCGGGCGCGCTGGCGCTCATCGGCCGCGACGAGGGCGGCGCCCAGACGCTGGACTCCCCCATCCTGATCCGCACCGCCGACATCGACGCGGCCGGGCGGCTGCGGGTGCCGGTCGGGGCCACGCTGGTGCGCGGCTCGGACCCGGCGGGCGAGGTCGCGGAGACCCACGCCAAGGCGGCCGGGGTGCTGGCCGCGCTGGGCGTGCGTCCCGGGCGGCCGCGCGCGGAGTCCGTACGGCCGGGGCTGGCCGACGACCCCCGGGTGCGGGCGGCGCTGGACGGGCGGCGGGCCTCGCTGGCGCCGTTCTGGCTGCGGATGCAGGAGCGGTCGGACGCGCTCACCGGCCACGCGCTGGTCGTCGACGGGGAGGACACCTTCACCGCGATGCTCGCGCACGTGCTGCGTGCCGCCGGTCTGGACGTGACCGTGCGGCGGTACGACGAGCCGGGGCTGCGGGAGGCGGTCCTGGCGCACGAGGGGCCGCTGGTGCTGGGCCCGGGCCCGGGTGACCCCGCGGACACGGCCGACCCGAGGATGCGGTTCCTGCGCGCGCTGACCGCCGAGGTGATCGGGGAGAACCGGCACGGCGTCCTCGGGGTCTGCCTCGGCCATGAGCTGATCGCTGCCGAGCTGGGCCTGGAGACCGTACGCAAGGCGGTTCCCCACCAGGGGGCGCAGACGGAGATCGACCTGTTCGGGCGGACGGAGACGGTCGGCTTCTACAACAGCTTCGTGGCGCGCTGCGACGAGGACACCGCGCGGGAGCTGGCCGCGCACGGCGTGGAGGTGAGCCGCGCGGCCGACGGCGAGGTGCACGCGCTGCGCGGGCCCGGCTTCGCCGGGGTGCAGTTCCACCCCGAGTCGGTGCTGACCCTGAACGGCGCCGCGATCGTCCGGGACCTGGTGGGTCAGCTGCGCGGCACCAGGACGTTCCCGGAGCGGCGGCCGGCGGTGTAG
- a CDS encoding 6-phosphofructokinase — protein sequence MRVGILTGGGDCPGLNAVIRAVVRKGVQEYGYDFTGFRDGWRGPLDGHTVPLGIPAVRGILPRGGTILGSSRTNPLNQENGIRRIKDNLTALGVDALVTIGGEDTLGVATRLTDEYGIPCVGVPKTIDNDLSATDYTFGFDTAVGIATEAIDRLHTTAESHMRVLVVEVMGRHAGWIALHSGLAGGANVILIPEQPFDVDRVCDWVTSRFRASYAPIVVVAEGAVPRDGDMVLKDASLDSFGHVRLSGVGEWLAKQIEKRTGKEARTTVLGHVQRGGTPSAFDRWLATRFGLHAIDCVRDGDFGTMVALSGTDIVRVPIADATARLKTVDPALYEEAGVFFG from the coding sequence ATGCGCGTCGGAATACTGACCGGGGGCGGTGACTGCCCCGGGCTCAACGCCGTCATCCGGGCCGTCGTCCGCAAGGGCGTCCAGGAGTACGGCTACGACTTCACCGGATTCCGGGACGGCTGGCGCGGCCCCCTCGACGGGCACACCGTCCCCCTCGGCATCCCCGCCGTGCGCGGCATCCTCCCGCGCGGCGGCACCATCCTCGGCTCCTCCCGGACCAACCCCCTCAACCAGGAGAACGGCATCCGGAGGATCAAGGACAACCTCACCGCGCTGGGCGTGGACGCGCTCGTCACCATCGGCGGCGAGGACACCCTCGGCGTCGCCACCCGGCTCACCGACGAGTACGGCATCCCGTGCGTGGGCGTCCCCAAGACCATCGACAACGACCTCTCCGCCACCGACTACACCTTCGGCTTCGACACCGCCGTCGGCATCGCCACCGAGGCCATCGACCGGCTGCACACCACGGCCGAATCGCACATGCGGGTCCTGGTCGTGGAGGTGATGGGCCGTCACGCCGGCTGGATCGCCCTCCACTCGGGACTGGCCGGCGGCGCCAACGTCATCCTCATCCCCGAGCAGCCCTTCGACGTCGACCGGGTGTGCGATTGGGTGACGTCCCGGTTCCGCGCCTCGTACGCGCCGATCGTCGTCGTCGCCGAGGGCGCCGTCCCACGGGACGGCGACATGGTGCTCAAGGACGCGTCGCTGGACTCCTTCGGACATGTCCGGCTCTCCGGCGTCGGCGAATGGCTGGCCAAGCAGATCGAGAAGCGCACCGGCAAGGAGGCCCGCACCACGGTCCTCGGACACGTCCAGCGGGGCGGCACGCCCAGCGCCTTCGACCGCTGGCTCGCCACCCGGTTCGGACTCCACGCCATCGACTGCGTGCGCGACGGGGACTTCGGCACGATGGTCGCCCTCAGCGGCACCGACATCGTCCGCGTCCCGATCGCCGACGCCACCGCCCGGCTGAAGACGGTGGATCCGGCGCTCTACGAGGAGGCCGGGGTCTTCTTCGGCTGA
- a CDS encoding thiazole synthase: protein MADDPFVLGGTSFTSRLIMGTGGAPSLDVLERALVASGTELTTVAMRRVDPSVHGSVLSVLERLGIRVLPNTAGCFTAGEAVLTARLAREALGTDLIKLEVIADERTLLPDPIELLEAAETLVDDGFTVLPYTNDDPVLARKLEDAGCAAIMPLGSPIGSGLGIRNPHNFQLIVEHARVPVILDAGAGTASDAALAMELGCAGVMLASAVTRAQEPVLMASAMRAAVEAGRLARLAGRIPRRWFATASSPAEGMAVLDPERPAF from the coding sequence ATGGCCGACGATCCCTTCGTCCTCGGCGGTACGTCGTTCACGTCCCGCCTGATCATGGGCACCGGCGGGGCGCCGAGCCTCGACGTGCTGGAGCGGGCGCTGGTGGCGTCCGGCACGGAGCTGACGACCGTCGCGATGCGGCGGGTGGACCCCTCGGTGCACGGCTCCGTGCTGTCGGTGCTGGAGCGGCTCGGCATCCGGGTGCTGCCGAACACCGCGGGCTGCTTCACCGCCGGGGAGGCCGTGCTCACGGCGCGTCTCGCGCGCGAGGCGCTGGGCACCGACCTGATCAAGCTGGAGGTCATCGCCGACGAGCGGACCCTGCTGCCGGACCCGATCGAGCTGCTGGAGGCGGCGGAGACGCTGGTCGACGACGGGTTCACGGTGCTGCCGTACACCAACGACGATCCCGTGCTGGCCCGGAAGCTGGAGGACGCCGGCTGCGCGGCGATCATGCCGCTGGGCTCGCCGATCGGGTCGGGGCTGGGCATCCGCAACCCGCACAACTTCCAGCTGATCGTGGAGCACGCGCGCGTGCCGGTGATCCTGGACGCGGGCGCGGGGACGGCCTCGGACGCGGCGCTGGCGATGGAGCTGGGCTGTGCGGGGGTGATGCTGGCGTCGGCGGTGACCCGGGCGCAGGAACCGGTGCTGATGGCGTCCGCCATGCGGGCGGCGGTGGAGGCGGGGCGGCTCGCGCGGCTGGCGGGGCGGATCCCACGCCGGTGGTTCGCCACGGCGTCCTCCCCCGCGGAGGGCATGGCCGTGCTGGATCCGGAGCGGCCCGCGTTCTAG
- a CDS encoding trp operon leader peptide, with product MFAHSTQNWWWPALPAAH from the coding sequence ATGTTCGCGCACTCGACCCAGAACTGGTGGTGGCCCGCTCTTCCGGCGGCCCACTGA
- the bfr gene encoding bacterioferritin gives MQGDPEVIEFLNEQLTAELTAINQYFLHSKLQDHKGWTKLAQYTRAESFDEMRHAEVLTDRILLLDGLPNYQRLFHVRVGQTVTEMFQADREIELEAIDRLRRGVEVMRNKNDITSANIFEAILADEEHHIDYLDTQLELIEKLGEALYLSTVVEQSQPDASGPGTSGFSTH, from the coding sequence ATGCAGGGCGACCCCGAGGTCATCGAATTCCTCAACGAGCAGCTGACCGCCGAGCTGACGGCCATCAACCAGTACTTCCTGCACTCGAAGCTGCAGGACCACAAGGGCTGGACGAAACTCGCCCAGTACACGCGCGCCGAGTCCTTCGACGAGATGCGGCACGCCGAGGTGCTCACCGACCGCATCCTCCTGCTCGACGGCCTGCCGAACTACCAGCGGTTGTTCCACGTCCGGGTCGGCCAGACGGTCACCGAGATGTTCCAGGCCGACCGGGAGATCGAACTGGAGGCGATCGACCGACTGCGCCGGGGGGTGGAGGTCATGCGCAACAAGAACGACATCACGTCGGCCAACATCTTCGAGGCGATCCTGGCCGACGAGGAGCACCACATCGACTACCTGGACACCCAGCTGGAGCTGATCGAGAAGCTGGGCGAGGCCCTGTACCTGTCGACGGTCGTCGAGCAGTCCCAGCCCGACGCCTCGGGCCCGGGAACGAGCGGCTTCTCCACGCACTGA
- the thiS gene encoding sulfur carrier protein ThiS: MTAPVTVSVNGEPREFAPGTPLDHVVRSLTAAPSGVAAALNETVVPRAQWPTTPLADGDRVEVLTAVQGG, translated from the coding sequence ATGACCGCCCCGGTCACCGTCTCGGTCAACGGGGAGCCCCGGGAGTTCGCGCCCGGCACGCCCCTCGACCACGTCGTCCGGTCCCTCACCGCGGCGCCCTCGGGGGTGGCCGCCGCCCTCAACGAAACCGTCGTCCCGCGCGCGCAGTGGCCCACCACCCCCCTCGCGGACGGGGACCGGGTGGAAGTCCTCACCGCCGTCCAAGGAGGCTGA
- a CDS encoding class II 3-deoxy-7-phosphoheptulonate synthase, with protein sequence MTVNADSQSVAAQATWRNLPAAQQPEYPDAEALRDVIAELETYPPLVFAGECDQLRARMAAVARGEAFLLQGGDCAESFDAVSAEHIRAKLKTLLQMGAVLTYAASVPVVKVGRIAGQYSKPRSKPTETRDGVTLPTYRGDSVNGFDFTEAARIPDPERLKRMYHASASTLNLVRAFTTGGYADLRQVHAWNQDFVKSSPSGQRYEQLAREIDNALHFMHACGADPEEFKTVEFFSSHEALLLDYESALTRVDSRTGQLYDVSGHMVWIGERTRQLDYAHIEFASKIRNPIGIKLGPSTTAEEALQYIDRLDPEREPGRLTFIVRMGADKVRDKLPELVEKVTASGATVAWVTDPMHGNTFEAASGHKTRRFDDVLDEVKGFFEVHKGLGTHPGGIHVELTGDDVTECVGGGDEIFVDDLHQRYETACDPRLNRSQSLDLAFLVAEMYRDQ encoded by the coding sequence GTGACCGTGAACGCTGATTCTCAAAGCGTCGCCGCTCAGGCGACCTGGCGAAACCTGCCTGCGGCGCAGCAGCCCGAGTACCCGGATGCCGAGGCTCTGCGCGATGTGATCGCCGAGCTCGAAACGTATCCCCCGCTGGTGTTCGCCGGCGAGTGCGACCAGCTGCGCGCGCGTATGGCGGCCGTTGCGCGGGGTGAGGCGTTTCTGCTCCAGGGCGGTGACTGTGCCGAGTCCTTCGACGCGGTGTCCGCCGAGCACATCCGGGCGAAGCTGAAGACTCTCCTCCAGATGGGCGCCGTCCTCACGTACGCCGCCTCCGTGCCGGTCGTGAAGGTCGGGCGGATCGCCGGCCAGTACTCCAAGCCGCGCTCCAAGCCCACCGAGACCCGCGACGGCGTGACGCTGCCCACCTACCGGGGCGACTCCGTCAACGGCTTCGACTTCACCGAAGCGGCCCGGATCCCGGACCCCGAGCGGCTGAAGCGCATGTACCACGCCTCGGCCTCCACGCTGAACCTGGTGCGCGCCTTCACCACCGGCGGCTACGCCGACCTGCGCCAGGTGCACGCCTGGAACCAGGACTTCGTGAAGTCGTCCCCGTCCGGCCAGCGCTACGAGCAGCTCGCCCGCGAGATCGACAACGCGCTGCACTTCATGCACGCCTGCGGGGCCGACCCGGAGGAGTTCAAGACCGTCGAGTTCTTCTCCTCGCACGAGGCGCTGCTGCTCGACTACGAGTCCGCGCTCACCCGCGTCGACTCCCGCACGGGGCAGCTGTACGACGTCTCCGGGCACATGGTGTGGATCGGTGAGCGCACCCGGCAGCTGGACTACGCGCACATCGAGTTCGCCTCGAAGATCCGCAACCCGATCGGCATCAAGCTCGGCCCGAGCACCACGGCCGAGGAGGCGTTGCAGTACATCGACCGCCTCGACCCCGAGCGCGAGCCCGGCCGGCTGACCTTCATCGTCCGGATGGGCGCGGACAAGGTCCGCGACAAGCTCCCCGAGCTGGTCGAGAAGGTCACGGCCTCCGGCGCCACGGTGGCCTGGGTGACCGACCCGATGCACGGGAACACCTTCGAGGCGGCCTCCGGTCACAAGACCCGCCGCTTCGACGACGTGCTCGACGAGGTCAAGGGCTTCTTCGAGGTCCACAAGGGGCTCGGCACCCACCCGGGCGGCATCCACGTGGAGCTCACCGGTGACGACGTCACCGAGTGCGTGGGCGGCGGCGACGAGATCTTCGTCGACGACCTGCACCAGCGCTACGAGACGGCCTGCGACCCGCGGCTCAACCGCAGCCAGTCGCTGGACCTGGCGTTCCTCGTCGCGGAGATGTACCGCGACCAGTGA
- a CDS encoding 2-hydroxyacid dehydrogenase: MEILAFGVQADEKPLIERAFADHHEVRGLDVFLNEDTAPIAAGHEIISTSVNCDLGARVLADLAAGGTRMVAQRSTGFNNIDLDVAERLGLTVARVSSYSPYSVAEFAWTLAMAVNRRVVRASTRTRDFDFRLDGLMGRDLHGRTAGVLGTGRIGEAFTRIAHGFGMRLLGWDVTENPACRDLGMTYVPKEQLLAESDLITLHVPLLPATRHLIDADALKTMRDDAILVNSSRGGLIDTAALVAELREGRFTGVGLDVYEAEAGLFFLDRSLEAVDDDTLARLVTFPNVLVTSHQAYYTVDAVGQIVRTTVDNVLDYTAGRRSGNVLVPRS; this comes from the coding sequence GTGGAGATCCTGGCGTTCGGTGTGCAGGCCGACGAGAAGCCCCTGATCGAGCGGGCCTTCGCGGACCACCACGAGGTACGCGGCCTCGACGTCTTCCTCAACGAGGACACCGCCCCCATCGCCGCCGGCCACGAGATCATCTCCACCAGCGTCAACTGCGACCTCGGCGCCCGGGTCCTCGCGGACCTCGCGGCCGGCGGCACCCGGATGGTCGCCCAGCGCTCCACCGGCTTCAACAACATCGACCTCGACGTCGCCGAACGGCTCGGCCTGACCGTCGCCCGGGTGTCGTCCTACTCGCCCTACTCGGTCGCCGAGTTCGCCTGGACCCTCGCCATGGCGGTCAACCGGCGGGTGGTCCGCGCCTCCACCCGCACCCGCGACTTCGACTTCCGGCTCGACGGACTGATGGGCCGCGACCTGCACGGCCGCACCGCCGGCGTGCTCGGCACCGGCAGGATCGGCGAGGCGTTCACCCGGATCGCCCACGGCTTCGGCATGCGCCTGCTCGGCTGGGACGTCACCGAGAACCCCGCCTGCCGGGACCTCGGCATGACCTACGTCCCCAAGGAGCAGTTGCTCGCCGAGTCCGACCTGATCACCCTGCACGTCCCGCTGCTGCCCGCCACCCGGCACCTCATCGACGCCGACGCCCTGAAGACCATGCGGGACGACGCCATCCTGGTGAACTCCAGCCGGGGCGGCCTCATCGACACCGCGGCCCTCGTCGCCGAACTGCGCGAGGGCCGCTTCACCGGCGTCGGACTCGACGTGTACGAGGCGGAGGCCGGGCTGTTCTTCCTCGACCGGTCCCTGGAGGCCGTCGACGACGACACCCTGGCCCGCCTCGTCACCTTCCCGAACGTCCTGGTCACGTCCCACCAGGCGTACTACACCGTGGACGCCGTCGGGCAGATCGTCCGGACCACGGTGGACAACGTCCTCGACTACACCGCCGGCCGCCGCTCCGGGAACGTCCTGGTGCCGCGCAGCTGA
- a CDS encoding deoxyribonuclease IV, producing the protein MKSHLSGPARNPIGGHVPVAGGLHSVGLSYARELNAESVQVFVANPRGWATPAGNPRQDEAFRAACAAASIPAYVHAPYLINFGSHTEATVERSVESLRHSLRRGREIGALGVVVHTGSATGGRERPVALRQVREHLLPLLDELTHDDDPFLLLESTAGQGSSLCSRTWDFGPYFEVLDSHPKLGVCLDTCHVFAAGHDLTGPVGMHQTLDLLVETVGEGRLKLIHANDSMDVVGAHKDRHANIGAGHIGEDPFRALMTHPATEGVPLIIETPGGKEGHAADVERLKKLRDL; encoded by the coding sequence GTGAAGAGTCACCTGTCCGGCCCCGCCCGCAACCCGATCGGCGGCCACGTCCCCGTGGCCGGCGGCCTGCACTCCGTCGGCCTGTCCTACGCCCGTGAGCTGAACGCCGAGAGCGTGCAGGTCTTCGTCGCCAACCCGCGGGGCTGGGCCACACCGGCCGGCAACCCCCGGCAGGACGAGGCGTTCCGCGCCGCCTGCGCGGCGGCGTCGATCCCGGCGTACGTGCACGCCCCGTACCTGATCAACTTCGGGTCCCACACAGAGGCGACCGTCGAGCGGTCCGTGGAGTCGCTGCGGCACTCGCTGCGGCGCGGCCGGGAGATCGGCGCGCTGGGCGTGGTGGTGCACACCGGCAGCGCGACCGGCGGGCGGGAGCGGCCGGTGGCGCTGCGGCAGGTGCGCGAGCACCTGCTGCCGCTGCTGGACGAGCTCACCCATGACGACGACCCGTTCCTGCTGCTGGAGTCGACGGCCGGGCAGGGCTCCTCGCTGTGCTCGCGGACCTGGGACTTCGGGCCGTACTTCGAGGTGCTGGACTCCCATCCGAAGCTGGGCGTCTGCCTGGACACCTGCCATGTCTTCGCGGCCGGCCACGACCTCACCGGGCCGGTCGGGATGCACCAGACGCTCGACCTGCTGGTGGAGACGGTCGGTGAGGGACGGCTGAAGCTGATCCACGCCAATGACTCGATGGATGTGGTCGGCGCACACAAGGACCGTCACGCGAACATTGGCGCCGGACACATCGGTGAGGATCCCTTCCGGGCCCTGATGACGCACCCGGCGACCGAGGGCGTCCCACTGATCATCGAGACGCCCGGCGGCAAGGAGGGGCACGCGGCGGACGTGGAGCGCCTGAAGAAGCTGCGGGACCTCTGA
- a CDS encoding sulfite oxidase-like oxidoreductase, whose product MGQPAEREAGERASQGAARFELPPGQRLQKGWPVTHYGPVPKFRPERWEFRVFGATADGEKHCWTHEEFTALPHTAVVADLHCVTKFSMVGAEWGGIPARTIVDIAPPAPDVTHVMVWAEYGFSSNLRLADFLSERALFATHKDGELLTAEHGFPLRLIVPHLYAWKGPKWVRGVEYMTADRRGFWEERGYHNVGDPWREQRYSYQEEPGDGPEA is encoded by the coding sequence ATGGGTCAGCCGGCGGAACGCGAAGCGGGGGAGCGCGCATCACAAGGAGCGGCGCGGTTCGAGCTCCCGCCGGGACAGCGCCTGCAGAAGGGCTGGCCGGTGACGCATTACGGGCCGGTGCCCAAGTTCCGGCCCGAGCGCTGGGAGTTCCGGGTCTTCGGCGCCACCGCCGACGGTGAGAAGCACTGCTGGACCCACGAGGAGTTCACGGCCCTGCCGCACACCGCCGTCGTGGCCGATCTGCACTGCGTCACCAAGTTCAGCATGGTCGGCGCCGAGTGGGGCGGGATCCCGGCGCGCACCATCGTGGACATCGCCCCGCCCGCGCCGGACGTCACCCATGTGATGGTGTGGGCGGAGTACGGCTTCAGCTCCAACCTGCGGCTGGCCGACTTCCTGTCCGAGCGGGCCCTCTTCGCCACCCACAAGGACGGCGAGCTGCTGACCGCCGAGCACGGCTTCCCGCTGCGCCTGATCGTCCCCCATCTGTACGCCTGGAAAGGACCCAAATGGGTCCGCGGCGTGGAGTACATGACCGCCGACCGCCGGGGCTTCTGGGAGGAGCGCGGCTACCACAACGTCGGCGACCCCTGGCGGGAACAGCGCTACTCCTACCAGGAGGAGCCCGGGGACGGCCCCGAGGCCTGA
- a CDS encoding (2Fe-2S)-binding protein yields the protein MNRVFVCSCFGVTEEQVKSHAEAGACTPRQIASACKAGTDCGGCVRRIQALLGRGACPRRDLADRAEPSLTAKLPEAA from the coding sequence GTGAACCGCGTGTTCGTCTGCAGCTGCTTCGGCGTGACCGAGGAACAGGTGAAGAGCCACGCGGAGGCCGGCGCGTGCACCCCTCGGCAGATCGCCTCGGCCTGCAAGGCGGGCACCGACTGCGGCGGCTGTGTGCGGCGCATCCAGGCGCTGCTCGGCCGCGGCGCCTGCCCCCGCCGGGACCTGGCCGACCGGGCGGAGCCGTCGCTCACGGCGAAGCTGCCGGAAGCCGCTTAG